Genomic segment of Halarchaeum grantii:
CCTCCTCGCAGGTGGCGCATCTATCGTGGTCGCTGCCCTGATGGGGTGGATGATTCTCGTGATGGGGCGCTTCGAGTCAGCATCTCTCGCGATGGATATAGTGAGCTTGGGACTGGCGCTCGGGACGATGTTCGGGCCCGGCCGCTACATCAAAGAGAAAGCCTTCCAGAGCGTACGCCGGGGTATTTTCAACCAGCACGTCCTCCTGGAAGCGGGCGCGTTCGCCGGGCTCCTCGGCGGGTTACTCGGCCTGTTCGTCTTCCCGAGCTTCCCGACCGTCCACTTCTTTGCCGTCTCCGTGTTTATCACCACCTACCACATCCTCTCGGAGTACACCAGCCTCATCGTCCGCACGCGCGCCTCCCAGGCCGTCCAGAACCTGCTCGACCTCCAGCCCGACACGGCACGCCGCGTCAGTGATGACGGTGACGTCGAGGAAGTCTCCCTCGACGACCTCGACGTCGGCGACTACGTCCGGGTCAAGCCTGGCGAGAACATCCCTGTCGATGGGACGGTCGTCGAGGGAGAGTCCACCGTCGACGAGTCAGTCGCCACCGGCGAGTCCATCCCCGAGGAGAAAACGGGCGGCGACACGGTGATCGGTGGCAGCGTCAACGAAACCGGGACCCTGCTCATTGAGGTAACTGCAACCGGCGAGGACGCGTTCCTGAATCAGGTGGCCCGCGAGATCGAAGAGGCGCGGGCGATGAAGCCCGGCATCATCCAGCTCGCCGACCGCGTCCTCAAGTACTTCGTCCCAGGTGTCTTGACGATTGCCGCGCTCTCGTTCCTCTTCTGGGTGGTCGCACCGCTCGCGTGGGGGGCAGACCCCAATGTCCAGCGCGGGGCGTTCGCAGCGCTGGCCGTCCTCGTCCTTGGTTATCCATGCGCGCTCGGGATGGCGACACCGCTGGCCCTGATCCGGGGCGGCGGGAAGGCCGCGAACCGCGGCATCCTGATGCGGTCGGGCGACGCCTTCCAGATCTTCCCCGATGTCGACCATATCGTGTTGGACAAGACCGGCACCATCACCGTCGGCGAACCCGCCGTCAGTGAGGTCGTCGCGTTCGGTGCCGACGAGGTGGATGTACTCACGACTGCGGCCAGTGCAGAGGCGTTCTCCGAGCATCCTCTCGCAGATGCGATCCTCGAGTTCGCCGACGAGCAAGATGTCGAGTACGCTGACCCCGATGATTTCGACTCCGTGACCGGCAAGGGCGTCCGGGCAACCGTGGCCAGCGACGACGTGCTGGTCGGGAAACCGGGATGGCTTAGCGAAGAGGGGATCGACCTGTCGAAGGGGGGCGACGACATCGAGCGACTCCAGGGCCGCGGGCTCACCGTCTCCGGGGTCGTCCATGATGGTGACCTGATCGGCCTGATCGGCATCGGCGACGAAATCAAAGCAGACGCCGCCGAGACCATCCGGCGGATTCACGACGCCGGCATCACGCCCGTGATGATCACCGGGGACAACGAGCGCACCGCGAACGCGGTCGCCGACGAGGTCGGCATCGACCGCGTTATGGCAGACGTGCTGCCCGACGAGAAACGCGAAGAGATTGGTCGCCTGCAGGACGAGGGTCACCGCGTAGCGATGGTCGGCGACGGCATCAACGACGCTCCCGCACTCACGCAGGCCGATATCGGGATCGCCATCGGCGCCGGGACCGACATCGCCATCGAATCGGCGGATATCGTCCTGATGGGCGACCGGCTTGGTGGCGTGATGGACGCCTACGAGATCGGGAACGAGAGCTACCGGAAGACCCGTCAGAACCTCGCGACGGCCTTCGCGTTCAACGGGGCCGGTGTCGCCGCCGCGACCACGGGGCTTGTTCATCCCGTGTTCGCGATGCTCGCGATGGTGTTGTCCGTCTCAGCCGTCCTCGCCAACAGCTTCGCTGGTCAACTCCTCTCCGGTGAGGGTGTCAACACCGAGTTCGCCCTAGAAGAACGCACCGACGGCGAGCGTGGAGACGGCCGAGTGACAGCCGATTAAGCCTTTACGTCGTAGCCAGCCTGTTCGATTGCCACGTTCACGTCGTCGTCTGAGACTCCATCCTCGAGGACCACGTCGACCGTGTCAGCTTCGTGGTCGGCCTCAACCCGATTCACACCATCGAGGTTTCGCAAGGCGGTTTCCACGTTCTGTTCGCACCCGTTGCACGACATCCCGATGACGGCGATCGTCTTTCGCTCCATACGGGCCTGTAGACACTCGCGGGGGATGACCATTACGGTAACCGTTGTATCGGTTTTATCTCTATTAGAGGTGGGGCGTCATCGTCCGGAGAGTTGTTTGTGGCAGCCCCAAAGGGGTGGAGGCTTTTTGAGATGGGAACCACTGACGACGAAGAGAGTAACGAATTCCCTCCAGAGAAGCGGCTGGAAGCGCCGAACACACGCCTAATCGAGGCGGGGATCGCGACGATTCCCGATATGGAGACGCTCCGGGAGTGTGTTGCCTACGAGAACGCCCACCAGAATCGGACGCAGATTCTGCGCCGGCTCAAGTGGAAGGCCGAAGAGCTGCGTGAGGGCGAAGAGTGATACTCAGGACGGGTTACTCAGCTGAGCTGAACTCATCGAACAGCGAGATAACCCGCTGTTCGATTTCGTCACGAATCTCATGTACCTGATCGAGCTCCTGTCCATCAGGATCCTCCAGCGCCCAATCACGAACATCGACGTCCGCACCGACATCGCCGACGTCGAGCGTCGAACAACCCATCGTGGCGACGTAGTCGCAGGAGCGCAGTTCGTCCAGCGTGATCTCACGGGGGATCCGGTCAGAGAGATCAAATCCCACTTCGTCCATCACATCAACGACTTCGTCGTGCACATGGTTGGCCGGGTGGGTGCCTCCAGTGAGGATTTCGACACGGTCCTCGAGGCCACGTCGTTCTCGTTCGCGTTCTGCGAAGGCCGTGGACATCTGTGAGCGGCCAGCGTTCTGGACGCACATAAAGGCGATACGAATCGGGTCGTCTGCTTCAGTGTTGGATGACATTTTTGTGGTTAATCATCAGTCGTCGGCTCAGGTGCGGATGAATCGAGGCCCCCAGTATCGAAGCCACCCCAGTCGAACTTCCGCTGGAAGTACAGCGCGACGTTGACCAGCGCGAGCAGGACGGGGACCTCGATTAGTGGGCCGACGACGGTCGCGAACGCGACGCCCGAGCCAACGCCGAACACCGCGACAGCAACAGCGATTGCGAGCTCGAAGTTGTTTGACGCTGCCGTGAATCCGATGGCCGTCGTCGTCGAGTAGTCCGCACCGACTCCCCGCCCCATCCCGAAGCTCACCAAGAACATCACGACAAAGTAGATCGTCAGCGGCACCGCGATCAGGAGAACGTCACCAGGCGAGGCGACGATGTTGCCGCCCTGCGTGGCGAACATCACGATTACCGTGAACAGGAGCGCAACGAGCGTCAGCGGGTCGATCTTCGGGACGAACTCGTCGTCGTACCACGCTTCGCTTTTGGCGCGAGTGCCGACATACCGGGTGAGGAACCCGCTGGCGAACGGAATCCCGAGGAAGATGACGATCGCCTCGAACACCTGCATCGGCGTGATGTCGAACGTCGTGATGCCGGCGACGAGTGACTCCATTCCCAGTAGCGGCGGGAGGAAGAGCGCAAAGAACCAGACGTAGACGCCGTAGGTGACGATTTGGAAGAGGCTGTTGAACGCAACCAGCCCCGTCACGTATTCGGTCGAGCCCTCCGCGAGTTCGTTCCAGACCAGGACCATGGCGATGCAGCGCGCCATCCCGATGAACACGAGTCCAAGGAAGTATTCGGGCCGCGCTGGCAGGCCGGGCACGAGCCCACTGAAAAAGACCACAGCGAGCCCAAACATCAGTGTCGGACCGATCAGCCAGTTCTGGATGAGACTGAGACCGAGCACCCGCCAGTTGCTGAAGACGGTCCGAAGTTGCGAGTAATCGGCCTTCGCCAGTGGCGGATACATCATCGCAATGAGGCCGATCTCGACGAGATGGAAGTTCTGAATCGGTTGGGTCACCGAGGGGGCGACGAAGCCGAGCCCGACGCCGATCGCCATCGCGCCGAAAATCCAGACGGTGAGGTACTTATCGAGAAAGTCCATCGACCGCGGGTCGCCACAGCTCTCACAGTCACAGTTGGGGCCGTGGTCGTGGGCATCGACGTTACTCATCGGTCACGCTCCCCTCGAGGACAGTGACGAGCGCGACAGCCCGGTTGGTAGCGCGGTACTTCTTCCACCGGCCGTCCTTCCGGCCGTCGACCAGGCCTGCATCGACGAGTTTCGAGAGCGCGTGGCTGAGCCCGCTCTCGGTCACGTCAACGACCGCATTCAACTCACAGACGCAGAGTTCCTCTTGTGCGGCAACGAGCACACGGACGAGCGTATACCGTGTCTCGTTGGAGAGTGCCGAGAGCACATCGAGCTCAGCCTCTACCTGCGCAGTCCCGAGTG
This window contains:
- a CDS encoding heavy metal translocating P-type ATPase codes for the protein MGTTHEQFNVGGMSCSFCAESIKKAYSRTDGVEDVDVSLAHEEVLVEYDNDLLSEVEVKDTLRDLGYTIRDPDKAKRYEQQQAELADGKRRLLLAGGASIVVAALMGWMILVMGRFESASLAMDIVSLGLALGTMFGPGRYIKEKAFQSVRRGIFNQHVLLEAGAFAGLLGGLLGLFVFPSFPTVHFFAVSVFITTYHILSEYTSLIVRTRASQAVQNLLDLQPDTARRVSDDGDVEEVSLDDLDVGDYVRVKPGENIPVDGTVVEGESTVDESVATGESIPEEKTGGDTVIGGSVNETGTLLIEVTATGEDAFLNQVAREIEEARAMKPGIIQLADRVLKYFVPGVLTIAALSFLFWVVAPLAWGADPNVQRGAFAALAVLVLGYPCALGMATPLALIRGGGKAANRGILMRSGDAFQIFPDVDHIVLDKTGTITVGEPAVSEVVAFGADEVDVLTTAASAEAFSEHPLADAILEFADEQDVEYADPDDFDSVTGKGVRATVASDDVLVGKPGWLSEEGIDLSKGGDDIERLQGRGLTVSGVVHDGDLIGLIGIGDEIKADAAETIRRIHDAGITPVMITGDNERTANAVADEVGIDRVMADVLPDEKREEIGRLQDEGHRVAMVGDGINDAPALTQADIGIAIGAGTDIAIESADIVLMGDRLGGVMDAYEIGNESYRKTRQNLATAFAFNGAGVAAATTGLVHPVFAMLAMVLSVSAVLANSFAGQLLSGEGVNTEFALEERTDGERGDGRVTAD
- a CDS encoding heavy-metal-associated domain-containing protein, which produces MERKTIAVIGMSCNGCEQNVETALRNLDGVNRVEADHEADTVDVVLEDGVSDDDVNVAIEQAGYDVKA
- a CDS encoding low molecular weight phosphatase family protein, with amino-acid sequence MSSNTEADDPIRIAFMCVQNAGRSQMSTAFAERERERRGLEDRVEILTGGTHPANHVHDEVVDVMDEVGFDLSDRIPREITLDELRSCDYVATMGCSTLDVGDVGADVDVRDWALEDPDGQELDQVHEIRDEIEQRVISLFDEFSSAE
- the arsB gene encoding ACR3 family arsenite efflux transporter, with protein sequence MSNVDAHDHGPNCDCESCGDPRSMDFLDKYLTVWIFGAMAIGVGLGFVAPSVTQPIQNFHLVEIGLIAMMYPPLAKADYSQLRTVFSNWRVLGLSLIQNWLIGPTLMFGLAVVFFSGLVPGLPARPEYFLGLVFIGMARCIAMVLVWNELAEGSTEYVTGLVAFNSLFQIVTYGVYVWFFALFLPPLLGMESLVAGITTFDITPMQVFEAIVIFLGIPFASGFLTRYVGTRAKSEAWYDDEFVPKIDPLTLVALLFTVIVMFATQGGNIVASPGDVLLIAVPLTIYFVVMFLVSFGMGRGVGADYSTTTAIGFTAASNNFELAIAVAVAVFGVGSGVAFATVVGPLIEVPVLLALVNVALYFQRKFDWGGFDTGGLDSSAPEPTTDD
- a CDS encoding ArsR/SmtB family transcription factor, producing the protein MAQGTERLRRYLDDELEECRSEDVERRLDELSTLEAALGTAQVEAELDVLSALSNETRYTLVRVLVAAQEELCVCELNAVVDVTESGLSHALSKLVDAGLVDGRKDGRWKKYRATNRAVALVTVLEGSVTDE